The following proteins are co-located in the Tripterygium wilfordii isolate XIE 37 chromosome 2, ASM1340144v1, whole genome shotgun sequence genome:
- the LOC119981872 gene encoding ATP-dependent Clp protease proteolytic subunit 6, chloroplastic-like yields MVASALSASVSFSVSSHRRSRSRSVFSNRHSTSSVVSSLQSPHGLSSIAPGLTLKLDEKNFLDSYPRSTAFPIFLIYLNCPGGSTYSVLAIYDCMSWIKPKVGTICFGVAASQGALLLAGGEKGMRYAMPNARIMVHQPQSGCGGHVEDVRRQVNEAVQSRHKIDKMYAAFTGQPVEKVQQYTERDRFLSAPEVLDGVPGWGKEKESNSRQEKCKLEVTVEGLAACFFSQYI; encoded by the exons ATGGTAGCGTCAGCTCTCTCGGCGAGCGTGAGCTTCTCCGTTTCTTCTCACCGCAGAAGCCGCTCTCGTTCCGTCTTTTCTAACAG ACACTCCACGAGCTCCGTCGTCTCTTCCTTGCAAAGTCCACATG GATTGTCTAGTATAGCTCCTGGGTTAACACTAAAGCTTGATGAGAAGAATTTTCTTGATTCTTATCCAAGGTCTACTGCTTTTCCCATTTTCCTG ATATATCTAAACTGCCCTGGTGGTAGCACCTACTCTGTATTGGCAATTTATGATTGCATGTCGTGG ATAAAGCCTAAAGTTGGCACAATATGTTTTGGGGTAGCTGCAAGCCAGGGAGCACTTCTTCTTGCTGGTGGAGAAAAGGGGATGCGTTATGCAATGCCAAATGCACGTATTATGGTACATCAACCACAGAGTGGATGTGGG GGTCATGTGGAGGATGTGAGACGCCAAGTAAATGAAGCAGTTCAATCTCGCCAT AAAATTGACAAAATGTATGCTGCTTTTACTGGTCAACCTGTTGAGAAAGTGCAACAGTACACTGAGAGGGATCGTTTCTTATCTGCTCCTGAG GTGCTTGATGGGGTGCCAGGATGGGGGAAAGAAAAGGAATCCAATTCTCGGCAGGAAAAGTGCAAGCTAGAGGTCACTGTAGAAGGCTTAGCTGCCTGCTTTTTTAGCCaatatatttaa